Below is a window of Brachyspira hampsonii DNA.
CAAACATGTACTGCCATTTGTACTTCTATTATTTTTTTGTTTTTTACTCCTATTACTATAAATTATTATTGATATTATTATTATAGTATTATATATTATTATAATCAAGTACTAACAAATATGTTATATACTAACTATAAGTAAAGTATAAGGATAGTTTTATGAAAAAAGATAGCTTGAAAGAAAAATATATGGAAGATACAGGTTTTGCATATACTATGTCATTGATATCTGGTAAATATAAAATGATAATATTATATATATTGTCAGAATTAAAAGTTGTAAGATATAATGAATTAAAAAGAATAATATCAGCAATATCTCATAAAACATTAAGCCTGACTTTAAAAGAATTAGAAAAAGACGATCTAGTAATTAGAAAGGAATATCCTCAAATACCTCCTAAAGTAGAGTATAGTTTATCAAAAAGAGGAAAATCTTTAATACCTATACTAGATGCTATATGTGTATGGGGAGAGAAAAACAGAAAATAATTAATTATTTTTATTTTTTTTATTAATAAAACTTCTTACCCTTCTAAAGAAGTCATTTTTACCATTTTCATCTATAAGTACATATTTCAGCATAAATCTTAAATATGGATGATATACATACATTGTTTCTTTTATTGTTAGTCTTGTTCTGCCATTTTCAGTATCTTCTAATATATATGTCCATAAGGCTGTAAATTCATTTTCCATTTTTACTATTGATATTTCGCTGTTTTCTATTCTTCTTACTTCTATTAATTCCTGATATGTTCTTCTATTTGAATATGTCTGCATTATTTTTAATTTATCATTATCTAGTTTTTCTACGCGAACTATTGATATATATTTTAACCAAGCAGGGTAGTTTTCATAATCTATAAGCAAATTATATAGTTCATCTCTTTTAATATTAAATACTTGAGTTTTTTCTTTTGAGAAAGCAGGCGGGATATTCTTTCCTATCAATGTTGGAAGAAATATCATTATAGCCATTAGTAGTAATGGAAGTATTATAAATATTGGTACTAAGTAAACTAACATTTATTCGCCTCTTTTATTTAAAGTATAAAATTTTGAATGATAATATTTATTAAAAAAGTTTTTTATTATTATAAGTATAATTCCACAGAATGGAACGGCAAATAACACTCCCAGAAAACCGAAAAGAACTCCGCCTATAATAGTACTGAACATTACAGCTATAGGGTGTATCTTTACTGATTTACCTAATATTTTAGGAGCCATTATTCCTGAATCTATTACTTGTATGATTCCGTATATTATACACATTTTTAAAGCTCCGTACCACCATATTTGTTCTGTAATGATTCCTATAAATAATGCTGAGATAAATGCTGCAAATGGACCTATAAATGGTATATAATTTAAAATTCCTCTAAGTAAAGCTAATATAAATGCATATTTAGTATTTGTTACAGAGAGAAATATATAAGTTATTATAAAAAATGATATAGCTAATATAGTCATTCCAACTACATAGCCGTTTATTATATAATTTGAATTTTTTATTATATTACTTACAGAATTTTGCCATCTCATAGGAACTAATTTTATAATTCTTTCCTTGATATTTTGAAAATCAAGCATCAGATAAAAAGTTACAAATGGAAGTATTACAAAATATGAAAATATTATGCTGAATATTTTTGTTATGCTGTTTATATTCTGGAATCTAAAATCTATAATTTTTTTATACATTAAAGTTATTACGCCGCTATTTCCAAATAAAAAGTCATTTATAGCTTGCGAATCTATTTCTAAATTTACATCAAAACTTTTTCCTATAGTTCTATTTAATTTTTCAGATAATGTTATAAGCATGCCTGATATAGAGCTGTATATTTTATCTACATACTGCGGCAATGTTTTAAATATTACTTCAATCTGTTCTATAGTTCTAGGAAGTATGAATATAAAGAATATTATAGCCAATATCAGTAATGGTATATATATTAATAGTACGGCTGCTATTCTAGGAATTTTTTTCTGCATTTTGGTTATTAATGGGTCAAACATATATGCAATGAATATACCCCAAATGAACGGGGCTACTAAATATCCGGCTTCTTTAATTACCCATAAAGTGAATAGTGCTAATATTAATACTATTGAAGTTTTTGCCCATATATATTTCCAAAATGGTATTAAAGCTGCTATAAGTATAAGAAATAGTATAATAGGATTGATTATTTCTTTAATTAAATAACAAAAATAAAAAAATGCCATAAATACTATAGCGACTAATAGTATTTCTCCGCCAATAATGAAAATTTTATTATGTATTAAAGAATTATTGTCTTTAGAAAAAAAATTATTTTTACTAATCATATCTTTATATTATAATATAAATAGCTTTTTTTACAACATATTTTATAAAGTTTTATAAAAATATAAAAAAAATACTTGCTATTTTTTTTTAATATGCTATAATCTAGAACATATCATTGATGAATAATTTTAAGGGCCTGTAGCTCAGATGGCTAGAGCGTTCGACTGATAATCGAAAGGTCGGTGGTTCAATTCCTCCCAGGCCCACACGCTCAGGTTCCTTTCATATAACGGGGGTTTAGCTCAGTTTGGGAGAGCGACTGCCTTGCACGCAGTAGGTCGTGGGTTCGATCCCCATAACCTCCACATCTTTATAAAACTATTCTTAAATTATTTAGGAATAGTTTTTGTTTTTTTAACTATAAATAATTTTTCTCCGATAATAAAATGAAAGGATATTTTTTATGAAAAACCCTATACTTATATTATCAATAATTATATTTTTAGCTTTTATACCATTTAATAATCTCTATCCTCTTAGTCAAGATGAAGAAACTTTTTTAGATGCTGCTATATTTGGAGATGAAGATGTCATAGAAAAAATTATTGCTAAAAATATTAATGTTAATATACAAGATGATGTAGGAAATACTGCTCTTATATTAGCATGCATGGAAGGGCATGTTAAAGTTGTAGAGTTATTAATTAAAGCAAATGCCGACAAGTCAATAGTCAATAAACATGGAAATGATGCTTTATTTTATGCTAAAAGAAACAATTATAATGATATAATAAAAATGCTTGAATAGTTTTATTCTTTTATATTACTATCTATTATAATAACTAATTCATGTTCTCTATCAACCTGATAGTCATAATCAGGATTTAATATTATTTTTGATCTATGTTTTATTCCTATAGTAACTATATTTCTTTTAAGCAATTCCAAATATAGTTTATAGAAAAATATACTTTCAATATCTGAAAAATATTTTTCATAAGGAATCATAATAATATCATTACCGTTTTTTGTTAATAGATCATTAAATACATAAAGTAAATCTGCATTAGTAGAAGATGTCGCCATAAGCATTCCTATTAATCTTCCGCTTACTATGAAATCTTTTATATCATTTGAATCTATTAAATTCCTATTTTCTATAGAACTTAGCAAAGAGAGAATAGGTATGTCATGATTTTCTTTGTCAATTTAACTATCTTCCTTACTATTAAAAGTATATTTATGGCTTTAATATCTGTTTCTAAATTTTCTGATATTAATACTATTTTTGTAATATTATTCTCATCTATTTTTGAAGCTATAAAATCTTTTTTTACTTCTGCATTTTCTATATCTTCATAATATAGTTTTACTATCTTTTCTTTTCTAGTATATTCAGATATTTCTCTTATGATTTCATTTTCTTTTCCTTTATCCAATATAAGAAGCACTTGATGATCATAAATCATTTTATCTGACATATGAATGGAGGTATCTATATTTTTAAAATTATCATCTTTTTTATATAGAATTACTAATTTATTATTTTCTTTTATTTCTTCATCATAATCAGGTACTAATAAAGTTTTATTTATTTTTACAATTTCATCATCTTTAATAATTTCTTCTTTCACTATTCCCATCAGTATTTCTTTTCTTTTTAAATAAATTAAGGATAAATTTTTGAATGTTTTATTTTTATGATTATTTATTTCTATCTTTATATCTATGCCGCTTATATCAAATAGTTCTTGATAAATGCTGCTTAATCCTGTATATGTTATACTTTGCCCTATTAATTTGTAAAGAATTTCAGATTTATAAATTATATGTATATGAAATAAATCGCTGTCATTTATAGATTCTATTATTTCTATGCTTTCTTTTTTATTTACTAATATACATATATCAATTTTTTTAGTATTAGGATTTCCTTTTAGTATCTTTTTTAATGATAACAATATTTTAAGCGATTTTACATCATCATCATTAACAATAGAAATATTACTAGCTTTTTCTATATTCAGAAGCTGTAAGTTTTCAAATATGCTAGGATCTCCCTGTCTTATAACTATATTTGTTTTTTTGTAATTTTTGAAAAAAGAAATTCGTTTTTTTATTGCATACGAATTTTCTTCAGACAATAGAACTATATTTTTAGCCCTACCAGACATAAATTCATTTATAATAGTTAAAACTTCTTCTCCATATCCAAGTATAATAGAATGATTTCTTTCCATTATAAAAGCATTTCCATTGCTAAGATTTTGTATTCTTTCCTGTAATGAATTATTAATCATAGCTATCAAAAGACCCCAGCCGCATACCCCAAAGAAAGTTACAGCTAAAAATGTTATAACAATGCCGTTAAATCCTCTGTCAGCCTCAGCAGCAGATATGTTTCCTGTATCTATAAACTGCATTAAACTATCCCAAAATGCCTCTGAAATAGGGTAGTTAAATACTATTTTCATAAATAATGAAACAACTAATAATATTGAAACTATTATTATTACTAATATCATTAATTGATATAATAGACCTTTATTGAATACTCTATCTATCTTATATTTGATATATTTTAATAGCTTATTAAAAAACATAATGCACCTCTATTTTATATAGTTTCATAATTAGTTATTACAACTATTTCATCTAGTATATTAATTATTGTATTAGGCATTGGATTCAATATAATTTTTGATACACTTTTTATACCTATTAATATAACGTCTTTCTGTAAAAGTTCTATATGCACATCTATAAACTCTTTAGGTTCATTAAAATAATCTGAATATTTCTGCATAATAATATCTTTACCATTTTTACTTAATAGACCATTAAATACTGATAGTATATCCGGATTGAGAGAAGCATGTGCCATAAGCATTCCTATTAGTTTGCCGCTTACTATAAAATCTCTTACATCTTCTGAATATATTAAATCTCTGTTTTCTATTGAATTTATTAAAGATAATATTGGTATATGGTAGTCATTTTTTCTGATTATTTGTCTTATAATGAGGAGTATATTAATTGCTTTTACATCTGTTTCTATATTTTCGGATATGATTATTATCTTAGTTATATTTTTACTATTTATTATATCTAATAAATATTGATATTTTATTTTTTCATCTTTTATTTTGTTATAATCTATCTGTATAATTTCGCTGTCATTATTATATATAGATATTATTTCCATAATTTCTGAGCTTATTATATCATTACATATTAATAATACTTTATGCTTATACTTAGGCTCTACTCCGACATGAGAACTAATATTAATACTTGATTTTACTTTATTTTTAAATAATATGATTAAATCATCTTTTTCTTTAACTATGCTATTACATCCCGGACTGAATAATGTTTTATCTTGATTATTAATAAACCCCAATAATATTTCATTTTTATTTAATACTTTTCTGCTTGCATCTATAAATTTCATGTTATTTAAATTATGATCTTTTTCTATTTTTATGTCGTTTCCATCATAGGAGAAAAGCTCCTCATAAACACTGCTTAATCCTGTATACACTATACTTTGTGCTATGAGTTTATATAGAATTTCATATTTGTACACGGCATGTATTTTAAATGATGCATCTTCTATTGATTTTATAATTTCTATACTTTCCATATTATTTAGAAGAACACAAATATTCATGCTCTTATTTTTGCTATTGGATTCATCAGAGATTTTTTTTAGAGATAATAATATTTTTAATGAATCTGTATCATCATCATTTATTATTGATATGCTATGAGATTTTTCTACATTCAAAAGTTTAAGGTTTTCCATTATATTAGGATTGCCTTCTCTTATTATAATATCAGCTTTTCCATGTTTGTTCATGAAGGCAATTCTTTTTTTGATGCTGTCAGCATTATGTTCTGAAAGTAAAACTATTTTTTTGGCTCTTCCTATAATAAACTCTTCAATAATTGTCAGAGCTTCTTCTCCATATCCAAGGATAATAGAATGATTATGCTCCATTATAAAAGCGTTTCCTTTACTTAAATTATATATTCTAATTTGTAAAGAATTATTAATCATAGCAATCAAAAGCCCCCAAACACATACACCCACAAAATTAATAATCAAAAATATTATTACAACACCAATATGTCCGTCAACTGCTGATATGTTGCCTGTAGCTACAAATTGCGTAAGACCTTCCCAAAAAGCTTTTTCTAATGGATAGTTAAATAAAAAACGCATAAATACAGAAGTTATTAAAAGCATAGATATAATGCCTATAATCAATATAATAAGCTGGTATATTATACCTTTATTAAATAGTCTATCTACTCTATA
It encodes the following:
- a CDS encoding SRPBCC family protein, yielding MLVYLVPIFIILPLLLMAIMIFLPTLIGKNIPPAFSKEKTQVFNIKRDELYNLLIDYENYPAWLKYISIVRVEKLDNDKLKIMQTYSNRRTYQELIEVRRIENSEISIVKMENEFTALWTYILEDTENGRTRLTIKETMYVYHPYLRFMLKYVLIDENGKNDFFRRVRSFINKKNKNN
- a CDS encoding CASTOR/POLLUX-related putative ion channel — encoded protein: MFNEMHKYIKYRVDRLFNKGIIYQLIILIIGIISMLLITSVFMRFLFNYPLEKAFWEGLTQFVATGNISAVDGHIGVVIIFLIINFVGVCVWGLLIAMINNSLQIRIYNLSKGNAFIMEHNHSIILGYGEEALTIIEEFIIGRAKKIVLLSEHNADSIKKRIAFMNKHGKADIIIREGNPNIMENLKLLNVEKSHSISIINDDDTDSLKILLSLKKISDESNSKNKSMNICVLLNNMESIEIIKSIEDASFKIHAVYKYEILYKLIAQSIVYTGLSSVYEELFSYDGNDIKIEKDHNLNNMKFIDASRKVLNKNEILLGFINNQDKTLFSPGCNSIVKEKDDLIILFKNKVKSSINISSHVGVEPKYKHKVLLICNDIISSEIMEIISIYNNDSEIIQIDYNKIKDEKIKYQYLLDIINSKNITKIIIISENIETDVKAINILLIIRQIIRKNDYHIPILSLINSIENRDLIYSEDVRDFIVSGKLIGMLMAHASLNPDILSVFNGLLSKNGKDIIMQKYSDYFNEPKEFIDVHIELLQKDVILIGIKSVSKIILNPMPNTIINILDEIVVITNYETI
- a CDS encoding CASTOR/POLLUX-related putative ion channel — encoded protein: MLSSIENRNLIDSNDIKDFIVSGRLIGMLMATSSTNADLLYVFNDLLTKNGNDIIMIPYEKYFSDIESIFFYKLYLELLKRNIVTIGIKHRSKIILNPDYDYQVDREHELVIIIDSNIKE
- a CDS encoding ankyrin repeat domain-containing protein; translation: MKNPILILSIIIFLAFIPFNNLYPLSQDEETFLDAAIFGDEDVIEKIIAKNINVNIQDDVGNTALILACMEGHVKVVELLIKANADKSIVNKHGNDALFYAKRNNYNDIIKMLE
- a CDS encoding AI-2E family transporter, giving the protein MISKNNFFSKDNNSLIHNKIFIIGGEILLVAIVFMAFFYFCYLIKEIINPIILFLILIAALIPFWKYIWAKTSIVLILALFTLWVIKEAGYLVAPFIWGIFIAYMFDPLITKMQKKIPRIAAVLLIYIPLLILAIIFFIFILPRTIEQIEVIFKTLPQYVDKIYSSISGMLITLSEKLNRTIGKSFDVNLEIDSQAINDFLFGNSGVITLMYKKIIDFRFQNINSITKIFSIIFSYFVILPFVTFYLMLDFQNIKERIIKLVPMRWQNSVSNIIKNSNYIINGYVVGMTILAISFFIITYIFLSVTNTKYAFILALLRGILNYIPFIGPFAAFISALFIGIITEQIWWYGALKMCIIYGIIQVIDSGIMAPKILGKSVKIHPIAVMFSTIIGGVLFGFLGVLFAVPFCGIILIIIKNFFNKYYHSKFYTLNKRGE
- a CDS encoding winged helix-turn-helix transcriptional regulator, translated to MKKDSLKEKYMEDTGFAYTMSLISGKYKMIILYILSELKVVRYNELKRIISAISHKTLSLTLKELEKDDLVIRKEYPQIPPKVEYSLSKRGKSLIPILDAICVWGEKNRK